The following proteins come from a genomic window of Streptomyces sp. NBC_01716:
- a CDS encoding AraC family transcriptional regulator, whose amino-acid sequence MNNHLIFGTKRSDWEPHGSGRVGRRVQGCLGKQPLRPIVVPDRHNGLILFFVVISHIKPHLKCLTSSGDDLQHAVVERAVERAAGRADTAPPPVGPGSHVLVVHTGRSANLRWRDDGTARRERFHTGEALINPAGHAAQPRWQDDVELMLLGLDPLWLEKLAAESGLQGSVKLAPAFHFTDPLLAMLVHRLVATYEGPEPTESLYTESLVQAAASIVLKEAIQGNRLPARAGGMPARRLGELRDYIHVNLGQRIALDELAKVAGVSASHLNRVFKASTGETPHQYVLRQRVERARDALLHTDDSIADIALACGFADQSHLTRSLRRALGLTPRALRVERTAHHPQQDRSA is encoded by the coding sequence TTGAACAATCACCTCATCTTTGGAACAAAAAGATCAGACTGGGAGCCGCATGGCAGCGGGCGAGTGGGCAGACGTGTGCAAGGCTGCCTGGGCAAACAGCCGCTCCGCCCCATCGTTGTGCCCGATCGCCATAACGGGCTCATACTGTTTTTTGTGGTTATCTCTCACATCAAGCCTCACCTGAAGTGCCTCACCAGCAGCGGCGACGACCTTCAGCACGCCGTGGTGGAACGCGCGGTCGAGCGCGCCGCCGGACGCGCCGACACAGCGCCGCCACCCGTCGGCCCGGGTTCACACGTCCTCGTGGTACATACCGGGCGCTCGGCCAATCTGCGCTGGCGCGACGACGGTACCGCTCGCCGGGAGCGCTTCCACACCGGCGAGGCGTTGATCAATCCAGCCGGCCACGCCGCCCAGCCCCGCTGGCAGGACGACGTCGAGCTCATGCTCCTGGGCCTCGATCCACTGTGGCTGGAGAAACTCGCCGCGGAAAGCGGTCTGCAAGGGTCCGTGAAACTCGCCCCCGCATTTCATTTCACCGATCCACTGCTCGCCATGTTGGTGCACCGGCTCGTCGCCACGTACGAAGGTCCCGAACCCACCGAGTCCCTGTACACGGAATCACTCGTCCAGGCAGCCGCCTCCATCGTGCTCAAGGAAGCCATCCAGGGAAACAGACTCCCTGCCCGCGCGGGCGGTATGCCCGCCCGGCGCCTGGGAGAACTGCGGGACTACATCCACGTCAATCTCGGCCAACGCATCGCGCTCGATGAACTCGCCAAGGTCGCGGGGGTCAGCGCGTCGCACCTGAACCGCGTGTTCAAGGCCTCCACCGGTGAGACTCCGCATCAGTACGTGCTGCGCCAACGTGTCGAGCGGGCCCGCGACGCCCTGCTCCACACGGACGACAGCATCGCGGACATCGCACTGGCCTGTGGATTTGCCGACCAGAGCCACCTCACCCGGTCCCTGCGCCGCGCCCTCGGCCTGACCCCGCGCGCGCTTCGCGTGGAACGCACCGCACACCACCCACAGCAAGACCGTTCTGCTTGA
- a CDS encoding nucleoside/nucleotide kinase family protein encodes MDARQLDVLIRRARGLAATGQRRILGIAGAPGAGKSTLAGELVAALGGSAVLVPMDGFHLAQAELRRLGRAERKGAPDTFDAVGYAALLGRLRAPAPGVVVYAPAFDRALEEAVAGSIPVGPDVPLVITEGNYLLHDDGAWAPVRAFIDEAWFLELDDAVRLRRLVDRHVRFGKERPYAERWVRDSDEANARLVARGRHRADLVIPVTVGPG; translated from the coding sequence ATGGACGCGCGGCAGCTCGACGTACTCATCCGTCGCGCCCGGGGGCTCGCCGCCACCGGGCAGCGCCGGATCCTCGGCATCGCGGGCGCGCCGGGTGCGGGGAAGTCCACGCTCGCGGGGGAGCTCGTCGCGGCGCTCGGCGGGAGTGCCGTGCTCGTGCCCATGGACGGTTTCCACCTCGCCCAGGCCGAGCTGCGCCGGCTCGGCCGCGCCGAGCGCAAGGGTGCGCCCGACACCTTCGACGCCGTCGGCTACGCCGCGCTGCTCGGGCGCCTGAGGGCACCCGCGCCTGGGGTCGTCGTCTATGCGCCCGCGTTCGACCGGGCCCTGGAGGAGGCCGTGGCGGGCAGCATCCCGGTCGGTCCGGACGTACCGCTCGTCATCACCGAGGGCAACTACCTGCTGCACGACGACGGCGCGTGGGCGCCGGTCCGCGCGTTCATCGACGAGGCGTGGTTCCTGGAGCTCGACGACGCCGTACGCCTGCGGCGTCTGGTCGACCGGCATGTGCGTTTCGGCAAGGAGCGCCCCTACGCCGAGCGCTGGGTCAGGGACTCCGACGAGGCCAACGCCCGGCTCGTCGCCCGGGGCAGGCACCGCGCGGACCTGGTGATTCCGGTCACGGTCGGCCCCGGCTGA
- a CDS encoding VOC family protein: MPHIALVTLVVRDYDEAIAFYTGSLGFELVEDTDRGDGSRWVAVRPRGGAGALLLARAADDAQRASVGAQTGGRVGFFLHTDDFARDHARMTAAGVRFLEDPRHEPYGTVSVFEDLYGNRWDLLQPTPV, from the coding sequence ATGCCTCATATCGCCCTGGTCACCCTCGTCGTCCGCGACTACGACGAGGCCATCGCCTTCTACACCGGATCCCTCGGCTTCGAGCTGGTCGAGGACACCGACCGGGGCGACGGCTCCCGCTGGGTCGCCGTACGGCCGCGCGGCGGCGCCGGGGCGCTCCTGCTGGCCCGCGCGGCCGACGACGCCCAGCGGGCGAGCGTCGGCGCGCAGACCGGCGGCCGGGTCGGCTTCTTCCTGCACACGGACGACTTCGCGCGGGACCACGCCCGGATGACGGCGGCGGGGGTGCGCTTCCTGGAGGACCCCCGGCACGAGCCGTACGGCACGGTGTCGGTCTTCGAGGACCTGTACGGCAACCGCTGGGACCTCCTCCAGCCGACGCCGGTCTGA
- a CDS encoding M20/M25/M40 family metallo-hydrolase, translated as MSEQPAGMPRRRTVLTSAAAVTAATAVPLTVSAGQAVAATGDGRHGPVTAQAPDRELRTLLKEIDADRIEATVRRLAAFGTRHTLSVQDDPERGIGAARDWILAEMKKYAAVSGGRMTAELQSYIQEPASRIPVATRITNVVATLRGSVDPDRVYVVAGHYDSRVSDVMDATSDAPGADDDASGVALVMELARVLAKRRPAATIVFVAVAGEEQGLYGSGYAARQFKAAGADIQGMFTNDIIGSSRADDGTRDPYTVRLFTEGVPTSETPAQANTRRSVGGENDSATRQLARFVSDVGSNDATGMNVRVVYRRDRYLRGGDHIPFLEQGYPAARFTEPAEDFAHQHQDVRVEDGKQYGDLPEFCDFDYIARVTRVNGAVLWTLAQAPGTPREARIVTSNLTNDTELKWELGTEPDLAGYEVVWRETTDSEWTHVIKVGLVTTHTVDLSKDNVFFGVRAFNRNGKRSPVAFPLPGN; from the coding sequence ATGTCTGAGCAGCCCGCTGGAATGCCGCGCAGAAGGACCGTGCTCACTTCCGCCGCCGCCGTGACCGCCGCGACAGCCGTACCGCTGACCGTCTCCGCCGGGCAGGCGGTCGCGGCGACCGGTGACGGCCGGCACGGGCCTGTCACCGCGCAGGCGCCCGACCGGGAGTTGCGCACGTTGCTCAAGGAGATCGACGCGGACCGTATCGAGGCGACCGTGCGGCGGCTCGCCGCGTTCGGGACCCGGCACACGCTGTCCGTCCAGGACGACCCCGAGCGCGGGATCGGCGCCGCGCGGGACTGGATCCTGGCCGAGATGAAGAAGTACGCGGCGGTGTCCGGTGGCCGGATGACCGCCGAGCTCCAGTCGTACATCCAGGAGCCCGCGTCGCGGATCCCGGTGGCGACGCGGATCACCAACGTCGTTGCCACACTGCGTGGTTCGGTCGATCCCGACCGGGTGTACGTGGTCGCCGGGCACTACGACTCGCGGGTCAGCGACGTCATGGACGCGACCAGCGACGCGCCCGGCGCCGACGACGACGCGTCCGGTGTCGCGCTCGTGATGGAGCTCGCGCGGGTGCTGGCGAAGCGGCGGCCGGCGGCGACGATCGTGTTCGTCGCGGTCGCCGGCGAGGAGCAGGGGCTGTACGGATCGGGGTACGCCGCACGGCAGTTCAAGGCGGCGGGCGCCGACATCCAGGGCATGTTCACCAACGACATCATCGGCAGCTCGCGCGCCGACGACGGCACCCGCGACCCGTACACGGTGCGGCTGTTCACCGAGGGTGTGCCGACGTCCGAGACCCCGGCGCAGGCCAACACCCGCCGCTCGGTGGGCGGCGAGAACGACTCGGCGACCCGGCAGCTCGCCCGCTTCGTCAGCGACGTGGGGTCCAACGACGCGACGGGCATGAACGTACGCGTGGTCTACCGGCGCGACCGTTATCTGCGGGGCGGGGACCACATCCCGTTCCTCGAACAGGGCTATCCGGCGGCCCGGTTCACCGAACCCGCCGAGGACTTCGCGCACCAGCACCAGGACGTACGGGTCGAGGACGGAAAGCAGTACGGCGACCTGCCCGAGTTCTGCGACTTCGACTACATCGCGCGTGTGACCCGGGTGAACGGCGCGGTGCTGTGGACCCTGGCCCAGGCACCCGGTACGCCGCGCGAGGCGCGGATCGTCACGAGCAACCTCACCAACGACACCGAGCTGAAATGGGAGTTGGGCACGGAGCCGGACCTGGCGGGCTACGAGGTGGTGTGGCGCGAGACGACGGACTCCGAATGGACGCACGTGATCAAGGTCGGTCTCGTGACCACGCACACGGTGGACCTGTCCAAGGACAACGTCTTCTTCGGCGTCCGAGCGTTCAACCGCAACGGCAAACGCAGCCCGGTCGCCTTCCCGTTGCCGGGCAACTAG
- the msrB gene encoding peptide-methionine (R)-S-oxide reductase MsrB, protein MAYDIDKPDEQWREELSPAEYRVLREAGTEPAFVGEYTDTKTEGVYSCRACGAELFRSGTKFESHCGWPSFYDPKDTDAVELIEDRSMGMVRTEVRCSRCGSHLGHVFEGEGYATPTDQRYCINSISLRLTPDGA, encoded by the coding sequence ATGGCGTACGACATCGACAAGCCCGACGAGCAGTGGCGCGAGGAACTGTCCCCGGCCGAGTACAGGGTGCTGCGCGAGGCCGGCACGGAGCCCGCCTTCGTCGGTGAGTACACGGACACCAAGACGGAGGGCGTCTACTCCTGTCGCGCGTGCGGCGCGGAGCTGTTCCGCTCCGGCACGAAGTTCGAGTCCCACTGCGGCTGGCCGTCCTTCTACGACCCGAAGGACACCGACGCGGTCGAGCTCATCGAGGACCGCTCGATGGGCATGGTCCGCACGGAGGTCCGCTGCTCCCGCTGCGGCTCGCACCTGGGCCACGTCTTCGAGGGCGAGGGCTACGCCACACCGACGGACCAGCGGTACTGCATCAACTCGATCTCCCTGCGACTGACTCCCGACGGGGCCTGA
- the murC gene encoding UDP-N-acetylmuramate--L-alanine ligase, which translates to MASGIPTAMERPHFIGIGGAGMSGIAKILTQRGAKVAGSDAKESGTAEALRALGATVHIGHAAEHLADDASCVVVSSAIRADNPELVRAAELSVPVVHRSDALAALMGGGLRSIAVAGTHGKTTTTSMLAVALTELGLDPSYAIGGDLEGPGTNARHGAGDIFVAEADESDRSFQKYDPEVAIVLNVELDHHANYASMDEIYESFETFVGKIAPGGTLVVAADQPGAVELTAKVRDRASLKIVTYGEAADADVRVHKVTPRGLTSEVTVVLAGRFLTFTVSVPGRHYAHNAVAALAAGVALGVPAHNLASALGKYTGVKRRLQLKGEANGVQVIDSYAHHPTEMTADLEAMRAAAEPGSRLLVVFQPHLFSRTRELGTEMGQALALADASVVLDIYPAREDPIPGITSALIVEAAERAGADARAVHDKGAVAETLAGMAEPGDLVLTMGAGDVTDLGPEILARLPH; encoded by the coding sequence ATGGCATCCGGTATCCCCACCGCCATGGAACGGCCGCACTTCATCGGCATCGGCGGCGCCGGAATGTCGGGTATCGCCAAGATCCTCACCCAGCGCGGTGCGAAGGTCGCGGGCAGTGACGCGAAGGAGTCCGGCACCGCCGAGGCCCTGCGCGCCCTCGGCGCGACGGTCCACATCGGCCACGCGGCGGAGCACCTCGCCGACGACGCCTCGTGCGTGGTCGTCTCCAGCGCGATCCGGGCGGACAACCCGGAGCTGGTGCGGGCCGCCGAGCTGTCCGTCCCGGTCGTGCACCGTTCCGACGCGCTCGCCGCCCTGATGGGCGGCGGCCTGCGGTCCATCGCCGTCGCCGGTACGCACGGCAAGACGACGACGACCTCCATGCTGGCCGTCGCCCTCACGGAGCTGGGCCTCGACCCGTCGTACGCCATCGGCGGCGACTTGGAGGGGCCCGGCACCAACGCCCGGCACGGTGCGGGCGACATCTTCGTCGCCGAGGCGGATGAAAGCGACCGCAGCTTCCAGAAGTACGACCCTGAGGTCGCGATCGTCCTCAACGTCGAGCTGGACCACCACGCCAACTACGCGTCCATGGACGAGATCTACGAGTCCTTCGAGACGTTCGTCGGCAAGATCGCCCCCGGCGGCACGCTGGTCGTCGCCGCCGACCAGCCGGGCGCGGTCGAGCTGACCGCGAAGGTGCGCGACCGGGCCTCGCTCAAGATCGTGACGTACGGCGAGGCGGCGGACGCCGACGTACGCGTCCACAAGGTCACCCCGCGCGGTCTGACCAGCGAGGTCACCGTCGTCCTGGCAGGCCGCTTCCTCACCTTCACGGTCTCGGTCCCCGGCCGCCACTACGCGCACAACGCCGTGGCCGCCCTCGCGGCGGGCGTCGCGCTCGGCGTCCCCGCGCACAACCTCGCCTCCGCGCTCGGCAAGTACACCGGCGTCAAGCGCCGCCTCCAGCTCAAGGGCGAGGCGAACGGCGTGCAGGTCATCGACTCGTACGCGCACCACCCCACCGAGATGACCGCCGACCTGGAGGCGATGCGCGCCGCCGCCGAGCCCGGCTCCCGGCTGCTCGTCGTCTTCCAGCCGCACCTCTTCTCGCGCACGCGGGAGCTCGGCACGGAGATGGGCCAGGCGCTCGCCCTGGCCGACGCGTCGGTGGTACTCGACATCTATCCGGCCCGCGAGGACCCGATCCCCGGCATCACCAGCGCGCTGATCGTCGAGGCGGCGGAGCGCGCGGGCGCCGACGCCAGGGCCGTGCACGACAAGGGCGCGGTGGCAGAGACCCTGGCGGGAATGGCGGAGCCCGGGGATCTCGTTCTCACCATGGGGGCCGGGGATGTCACGGACCTCGGTCCGGAGATTCTGGCCCGGCTGCCCCACTGA
- a CDS encoding pyrimidine reductase family protein has translation MRRLFPVTDPTASAPTPVDREWTLDELAEAYAYPTPTTDSPRWLRANMVSTLDGAAQHDGRSQGISSDADMRIFGTLRGLADVVLVGAETVRLEGYRPARARDAFAERRAAAGQTAAPAIAVVTASLNLDFSLPLFTSPLVQTLVLTGAAASPDRIRDAEKAGARVLIAGDGPGVDADRAVGALADMGLVRQLAEGGPRLLGQFVAAGVLDELCLTVAPLLTVGSAQRITGGPDLADPERFGLAAVLEEAGFLFTRYRRIRH, from the coding sequence ATGCGACGTCTCTTCCCCGTCACCGATCCGACCGCATCCGCCCCCACCCCCGTGGACCGCGAGTGGACGCTGGACGAACTGGCCGAGGCGTACGCGTACCCAACCCCGACCACCGACTCCCCCCGCTGGCTGCGCGCCAACATGGTCTCCACGCTCGACGGCGCCGCCCAGCACGACGGGCGCTCGCAGGGCATCTCGTCCGACGCCGACATGCGGATCTTCGGCACCCTGCGAGGGCTGGCCGATGTCGTACTCGTCGGTGCGGAAACGGTTCGCCTGGAGGGCTACCGTCCCGCCCGGGCGCGCGACGCGTTCGCCGAGCGCCGCGCCGCCGCCGGGCAGACGGCCGCACCCGCGATCGCCGTCGTCACCGCGAGTCTGAATCTCGACTTCTCGCTTCCCCTCTTCACCTCGCCCCTCGTCCAGACCCTGGTCCTGACCGGCGCCGCCGCGTCCCCCGACCGGATCCGCGACGCGGAGAAGGCGGGCGCGCGCGTGCTGATCGCCGGGGACGGGCCCGGCGTCGACGCGGACAGGGCGGTCGGGGCCCTGGCGGACATGGGTCTCGTACGGCAGCTCGCGGAGGGCGGACCCCGGCTGCTCGGCCAGTTCGTGGCGGCCGGCGTACTGGACGAGCTCTGCCTGACGGTCGCGCCCCTGCTCACGGTGGGCAGTGCCCAGCGCATCACCGGTGGGCCGGATCTCGCGGACCCCGAGCGCTTCGGCCTGGCGGCCGTACTGGAGGAGGCCGGGTTCCTTTTCACCCGATACCGTCGGATCCGACATTGA